One Lacunisphaera limnophila DNA window includes the following coding sequences:
- a CDS encoding UvrD-helicase domain-containing protein, with protein sequence MNPIGHVMILASAGSGKTYALTNRYVRLLAHGAKPERIAALTFTRKAAGEFFDEILKKLAGAAGSEAAAAALAAEIGRPGMGPAEFLGLLRTVTEAMHRLNLGTLDSFFARVVRAFPLELGLGGDFEVLQAHGARLERRKVLRRMFAPGDGGTARQDFIEAFKRATFGTEEKQLGARLDAFLDEHAEVYLAAPDRAVWGQADRIWPAGSAWLVAADAKKRAAAAAALRDALPWATFSEAQRRRWEDFFTTLPDWAPGAPLPKPVAYLTGNAFKGWPQLTEITVERKKVPLNPAASQALRALVSGLVGAELARRLETTQGMFAVLRGYEEVYDGVVRRAGRLTFADVQRLLRPDTPDGARRLTREAAAEARLFIDWRLDAQIDHWLLDEFQDTSFGQWSVLRNLIDEAVQDPAAARSFFYVGDVKQAIFAWREGDARLFREIFDHYNEVQPGTIREERLDRSWRSGPAVIAMVNRVMGDAAALARLFPEEAAARWTREWRDHESARPQLAGYATLRHAEEQAGRFAETLRIIAETGALERGLSVAVLVQKNSTAAELADYLRREGGLPALAESDLHVGTDNPLACALLALFRVAAHPGDRAAWGMSR encoded by the coding sequence ATGAACCCGATCGGCCATGTGATGATCCTCGCCTCGGCGGGCTCGGGCAAGACCTACGCGCTCACGAACCGGTACGTGCGGCTCCTCGCGCACGGGGCGAAACCGGAGCGGATCGCGGCGCTGACCTTCACGCGCAAAGCGGCGGGGGAATTTTTCGATGAGATCCTGAAGAAACTTGCCGGCGCGGCCGGGAGCGAGGCGGCGGCTGCGGCCCTGGCGGCGGAGATCGGGCGGCCCGGGATGGGGCCGGCCGAGTTTCTGGGGCTGTTGCGGACCGTGACGGAGGCGATGCACCGGCTCAACCTGGGGACGCTCGACAGTTTTTTCGCCCGGGTGGTGCGGGCCTTCCCGCTGGAGCTCGGGCTCGGCGGCGACTTCGAGGTGCTGCAGGCCCACGGGGCGCGGCTGGAGCGGCGGAAGGTGTTGCGGCGGATGTTCGCCCCCGGGGACGGCGGCACTGCGCGGCAGGATTTCATCGAGGCGTTCAAGCGCGCCACCTTCGGGACGGAGGAGAAGCAGCTGGGCGCGCGGCTGGATGCCTTCCTGGACGAGCACGCCGAGGTTTACCTGGCCGCGCCGGACCGGGCGGTGTGGGGGCAGGCGGACCGGATCTGGCCGGCGGGGAGCGCGTGGCTGGTGGCGGCGGACGCGAAAAAACGCGCCGCGGCGGCCGCGGCCCTGCGGGACGCGCTGCCCTGGGCGACCTTCAGCGAGGCGCAGCGGCGGCGCTGGGAGGATTTTTTCACGACGCTGCCCGACTGGGCACCCGGAGCGCCCCTGCCCAAGCCCGTGGCGTATCTGACCGGGAACGCCTTCAAGGGGTGGCCCCAGTTGACGGAGATCACGGTGGAGCGGAAAAAAGTGCCGTTGAACCCGGCGGCCAGCCAGGCCCTGCGGGCGCTGGTCAGCGGGCTGGTCGGGGCGGAACTGGCGCGGCGGCTGGAGACGACGCAGGGCATGTTCGCCGTGCTGCGCGGTTATGAAGAAGTCTATGACGGGGTGGTGCGGCGGGCGGGCCGGCTGACCTTCGCGGACGTGCAGCGGCTGCTGCGTCCGGATACCCCGGACGGGGCGCGCCGGCTCACGCGGGAGGCGGCGGCCGAGGCGCGGCTGTTCATCGACTGGCGGCTGGACGCGCAGATCGATCACTGGCTGCTGGACGAATTCCAGGACACGAGCTTCGGGCAATGGAGCGTGTTACGAAATCTGATCGACGAGGCGGTGCAGGATCCCGCGGCGGCGCGCAGCTTCTTTTATGTGGGGGACGTGAAGCAGGCGATTTTCGCGTGGCGCGAGGGCGACGCGCGGCTGTTCCGGGAGATTTTCGACCATTATAATGAGGTGCAGCCAGGGACGATCCGGGAGGAGCGGCTGGACCGTTCGTGGCGGTCCGGTCCCGCGGTGATCGCGATGGTCAACCGCGTGATGGGCGACGCCGCGGCCCTGGCGCGGCTGTTTCCGGAGGAGGCGGCGGCCCGGTGGACGCGGGAGTGGCGCGATCATGAAAGCGCCCGCCCGCAGCTCGCCGGTTACGCCACGCTGCGGCACGCCGAGGAGCAGGCGGGGCGGTTTGCGGAGACCCTGCGGATCATCGCGGAGACCGGCGCGTTGGAGCGCGGGCTGAGCGTGGCGGTGCTGGTGCAGAAAAACAGCACGGCGGCGGAGCTGGCGGATTACCTGCGGCGCGAGGGTGGGTTGCCGGCGCTGGCGGAGTCGGACCTGCACGTCGGCACGGACAATCCGCTGGCGTGCGCGCTGCTGGCCTTGTTCCGGGTGGCGGCCCATCCGGGGGACCGGGCGGCGTGGGGCATGTCGCGATGA